A single region of the Dunckerocampus dactyliophorus isolate RoL2022-P2 chromosome 3, RoL_Ddac_1.1, whole genome shotgun sequence genome encodes:
- the tdp1 gene encoding tyrosyl-DNA phosphodiesterase 1 isoform X2 encodes MSQDSQHGKWSVSSSEDDDDELPPSGTTSKPPQATHSKNTSSSASNTESIAASAGVKPEPEPSLAVGSEARRQAARNQSNPVKFESPAAGKRKVEASDGAGWALSDSDDEDDDAEKKKMSNAPVRKPASPKRKKANVEKERPPSPHGRLYYIDEPDDFFESGVPRLDDTFRFYLNKVTGLDRKYNSGALHIRDILSPLFGTLKGSVQFNYCFDIAWMVEQYPADFRDRPVLIVHGDKREAKARLVQQAQPFPHVRFCQAKLDIAFGTHHTKMMLLWYEEGFRVVILTSNLIRADWYQKTQGMWMSPLFPRLPQGSSDTSGESPTFFKRDLLEYLASYRAPELEEWIQRIREHDLSHTRVYLVGSIPGRYVGPDMERWGHLRLRKLLYEHARPVPGEDRWAVVGQFSSIGSMGADKSKWLAGEFQRTLTTLGKSSLRPDPPVHLLYPSVEDVRTSLEGYPAGGSLPYSIQTAQKQLWLHSYFHANLSKAAWGALEKNNTQVMVRSYELGVLYVPSAFDMKMFTVQKNPFPFSSSSSGFPVPFDLPPTCYSPKDQPWIWNIPYSQAPDTHGNVWVPS; translated from the exons ATGTCCCAGGACAGCCAACACGGCAAGTGGAGTGTCTCCAGCAGCGAGGACGACGATGACGAGCTTCCCCCGTCGGGGACGACATCCAAACCCCCTCAGGCAACCCACTCCAAAAACACCTCTTCCTCCGCCTCCAACACCGAGTCCATCGCGGCGTCCGCGGGGGTGAAACCAGAACCGGAACCTTCCCTCGCCGTTGGCTCTGAGGCCAGACGGCAGGCAGCGAGGAACCAATCCAACCCGGTCAAGTTCGAGTCGCCTGCGGCCGGAAAGAGGAAGGTGGAGGCGTCGGACGGCGCGGGCTGGGCGCTGTCCGACAgcgatgatgaagatgatgatgcagagaagaagaagatgagtaACGCGCCGGTGAGGAAGCCTGCCAGTCCCAAACGGAAGAAAGCCAATGTGGAGAAGGAACGCCCGCCCAGCCCCCACGGCCGCCTCTATTACATTGACGAGCCCGACGACTTCTTTGAATCTGGCGTTCCTCGTCTGGACGACACCTTCAGGTTCTACCTGAACAAGGTGACGGGCCTGGACAGGAAGTACAACAGTGGAGCGCTGCACATCAGAG ACATCCTCTCGCCGTTGTTTGGCACCTTGAAGGGATCGGTTCAG TTTAATTACTGCTTCGATATCGCCTGGATGGTTGAGCAGTATCCTGCAGACTTCAG GGATCGTCCCGTCCTCATCGTCCACGGGGACAAGCGGGAGGCCAAGGCTCGGCTGGTGCAGCAGGCTCAGCCCTTCCCTCACGTTCGCTTCTGCCAG GCCAAGCTGGACATCGCTTTTGGAACCCACCACAC GAAGATGATGCTGCTGTGGTACGAAGAAGGCTTCAGAGTCGTCATCCTGACCTCCAACCTCATCCGAGCAGACTGGTACCAGAAAACACAAGG GATGTGGATGAGTCCTCTGTTTCCACGGTTACCACAAGGCAgcagtgacacctccggcgagTCGCCCACCTTCTTCAAGAGAGACCTCCTGGAATACCTGGCGTCCTATCGGGCCCCGGAGCTGGAAGAGTGGATACAGCGAATAAGAGAGCACGACCTGTCCCACACAAG GGTGTACTTGGTGGGCTCCATCCCTGGCAGGTACGTTGGACCCGACATGGAGCGCTGGGGCCACCTGAGGCTGAGGAAG CTGCTGTACGAGCACGCCCGCCCCGTCCCCGGCGAGGACCGGTGGGCCGTGGTGGGCCAGTTCTCCAGCATCGGCTCCATGGGGGCCGACAAGAGCAAGTGGCTGGCGGGGGAGTTCCAGCGCACCCTCACCACTCTGGGGAAGTCGTCGCTGCGGCCCGACCCGCCCGTCCACTTG tTGTATCCGTCAGTGGAAGACGTGAGGACCAGTTTAGAAGGCTATCCTG CGGGGGGGTCTCTACCCTACAGCATCCAGACGGCTCAGAAGCAACTTTGGCTGCACTCTTACTTCCA TGCCAACCTGTCCAAAGCGGCGTGGGGCGCTCTGGAGAAGAACAACACTCAGGTGATGGTTCGATCCTACGAGCTGGGCGTCCTCTACGTGCCCTCGGCCTTT GACATGAAGATGTTCACGGTACAAAAAAACCCATTTCCTTTCTCGTCATCGTCCTCTGGTTTCCCTGTGCCCTTTGACCTGCCACCGACATGCTACTCGCCTAAAG ATCAGCCGTGGATCTGGAACATTCCGTACAGTCAGGCTCCTGACACTCATGGAAACGTTTGGGTTCCCTCCTAA
- the tdp1 gene encoding tyrosyl-DNA phosphodiesterase 1 isoform X1 translates to MSQDSQHGKWSVSSSEDDDDELPPSGTTSKPPQATHSKNTSSSASNTESIAASAGVKPEPEPSLAVGSEARRQAARNQSNPVKFESPAAGKRKVEASDGAGWALSDSDDEDDDAEKKKMSNAPVRKPASPKRKKANVEKERPPSPHGRLYYIDEPDDFFESGVPRLDDTFRFYLNKVTGLDRKYNSGALHIRDILSPLFGTLKGSVQFNYCFDIAWMVEQYPADFRDRPVLIVHGDKREAKARLVQQAQPFPHVRFCQAKLDIAFGTHHTKMMLLWYEEGFRVVILTSNLIRADWYQKTQGMWMSPLFPRLPQGSSDTSGESPTFFKRDLLEYLASYRAPELEEWIQRIREHDLSHTRVYLVGSIPGRYVGPDMERWGHLRLRKLLYEHARPVPGEDRWAVVGQFSSIGSMGADKSKWLAGEFQRTLTTLGKSSLRPDPPVHLLYPSVEDVRTSLEGYPAGGSLPYSIQTAQKQLWLHSYFHRWQADATGRTHAMPHIKTYMRVSPDFTELAWFLITSANLSKAAWGALEKNNTQVMVRSYELGVLYVPSAFDMKMFTVQKNPFPFSSSSSGFPVPFDLPPTCYSPKDQPWIWNIPYSQAPDTHGNVWVPS, encoded by the exons ATGTCCCAGGACAGCCAACACGGCAAGTGGAGTGTCTCCAGCAGCGAGGACGACGATGACGAGCTTCCCCCGTCGGGGACGACATCCAAACCCCCTCAGGCAACCCACTCCAAAAACACCTCTTCCTCCGCCTCCAACACCGAGTCCATCGCGGCGTCCGCGGGGGTGAAACCAGAACCGGAACCTTCCCTCGCCGTTGGCTCTGAGGCCAGACGGCAGGCAGCGAGGAACCAATCCAACCCGGTCAAGTTCGAGTCGCCTGCGGCCGGAAAGAGGAAGGTGGAGGCGTCGGACGGCGCGGGCTGGGCGCTGTCCGACAgcgatgatgaagatgatgatgcagagaagaagaagatgagtaACGCGCCGGTGAGGAAGCCTGCCAGTCCCAAACGGAAGAAAGCCAATGTGGAGAAGGAACGCCCGCCCAGCCCCCACGGCCGCCTCTATTACATTGACGAGCCCGACGACTTCTTTGAATCTGGCGTTCCTCGTCTGGACGACACCTTCAGGTTCTACCTGAACAAGGTGACGGGCCTGGACAGGAAGTACAACAGTGGAGCGCTGCACATCAGAG ACATCCTCTCGCCGTTGTTTGGCACCTTGAAGGGATCGGTTCAG TTTAATTACTGCTTCGATATCGCCTGGATGGTTGAGCAGTATCCTGCAGACTTCAG GGATCGTCCCGTCCTCATCGTCCACGGGGACAAGCGGGAGGCCAAGGCTCGGCTGGTGCAGCAGGCTCAGCCCTTCCCTCACGTTCGCTTCTGCCAG GCCAAGCTGGACATCGCTTTTGGAACCCACCACAC GAAGATGATGCTGCTGTGGTACGAAGAAGGCTTCAGAGTCGTCATCCTGACCTCCAACCTCATCCGAGCAGACTGGTACCAGAAAACACAAGG GATGTGGATGAGTCCTCTGTTTCCACGGTTACCACAAGGCAgcagtgacacctccggcgagTCGCCCACCTTCTTCAAGAGAGACCTCCTGGAATACCTGGCGTCCTATCGGGCCCCGGAGCTGGAAGAGTGGATACAGCGAATAAGAGAGCACGACCTGTCCCACACAAG GGTGTACTTGGTGGGCTCCATCCCTGGCAGGTACGTTGGACCCGACATGGAGCGCTGGGGCCACCTGAGGCTGAGGAAG CTGCTGTACGAGCACGCCCGCCCCGTCCCCGGCGAGGACCGGTGGGCCGTGGTGGGCCAGTTCTCCAGCATCGGCTCCATGGGGGCCGACAAGAGCAAGTGGCTGGCGGGGGAGTTCCAGCGCACCCTCACCACTCTGGGGAAGTCGTCGCTGCGGCCCGACCCGCCCGTCCACTTG tTGTATCCGTCAGTGGAAGACGTGAGGACCAGTTTAGAAGGCTATCCTG CGGGGGGGTCTCTACCCTACAGCATCCAGACGGCTCAGAAGCAACTTTGGCTGCACTCTTACTTCCA ccGGTGGCAAGCGGATGCAACCGGGAGGACTCATGCCATGCCCCACATCAAGACGTACATGAGGGTGTCACCAGACTTCACTGAGCTGGCCTGGTTCCTGATCACCAG TGCCAACCTGTCCAAAGCGGCGTGGGGCGCTCTGGAGAAGAACAACACTCAGGTGATGGTTCGATCCTACGAGCTGGGCGTCCTCTACGTGCCCTCGGCCTTT GACATGAAGATGTTCACGGTACAAAAAAACCCATTTCCTTTCTCGTCATCGTCCTCTGGTTTCCCTGTGCCCTTTGACCTGCCACCGACATGCTACTCGCCTAAAG ATCAGCCGTGGATCTGGAACATTCCGTACAGTCAGGCTCCTGACACTCATGGAAACGTTTGGGTTCCCTCCTAA
- the tdp1 gene encoding tyrosyl-DNA phosphodiesterase 1 isoform X3, with translation MSQDSQHGKWSVSSSEDDDDELPPSGTTSKPPQATHSKNTSSSASNTESIAASAGVKPEPEPSLAVGSEARRQAARNQSNPVKFESPAAGKRKVEASDGAGWALSDSDDEDDDAEKKKMSNAPVRKPASPKRKKANVEKERPPSPHGRLYYIDEPDDFFESGVPRLDDTFRFYLNKVTGLDRKYNSGALHIRDILSPLFGTLKGSVQFNYCFDIAWMVEQYPADFRDRPVLIVHGDKREAKARLVQQAQPFPHVRFCQAKLDIAFGTHHTKMMLLWYEEGFRVVILTSNLIRADWYQKTQGMWMSPLFPRLPQGSSDTSGESPTFFKRDLLEYLASYRAPELEEWIQRIREHDLSHTRVYLVGSIPGRYVGPDMERWGHLRLRKLLYEHARPVPGEDRWAVVGQFSSIGSMGADKSKWLAGEFQRTLTTLGKSSLRPDPPVHLLYPSVEDVRTSLEGYPAGGSLPYSIQTAQKQLWLHSYFHVFLECAEGQ, from the exons ATGTCCCAGGACAGCCAACACGGCAAGTGGAGTGTCTCCAGCAGCGAGGACGACGATGACGAGCTTCCCCCGTCGGGGACGACATCCAAACCCCCTCAGGCAACCCACTCCAAAAACACCTCTTCCTCCGCCTCCAACACCGAGTCCATCGCGGCGTCCGCGGGGGTGAAACCAGAACCGGAACCTTCCCTCGCCGTTGGCTCTGAGGCCAGACGGCAGGCAGCGAGGAACCAATCCAACCCGGTCAAGTTCGAGTCGCCTGCGGCCGGAAAGAGGAAGGTGGAGGCGTCGGACGGCGCGGGCTGGGCGCTGTCCGACAgcgatgatgaagatgatgatgcagagaagaagaagatgagtaACGCGCCGGTGAGGAAGCCTGCCAGTCCCAAACGGAAGAAAGCCAATGTGGAGAAGGAACGCCCGCCCAGCCCCCACGGCCGCCTCTATTACATTGACGAGCCCGACGACTTCTTTGAATCTGGCGTTCCTCGTCTGGACGACACCTTCAGGTTCTACCTGAACAAGGTGACGGGCCTGGACAGGAAGTACAACAGTGGAGCGCTGCACATCAGAG ACATCCTCTCGCCGTTGTTTGGCACCTTGAAGGGATCGGTTCAG TTTAATTACTGCTTCGATATCGCCTGGATGGTTGAGCAGTATCCTGCAGACTTCAG GGATCGTCCCGTCCTCATCGTCCACGGGGACAAGCGGGAGGCCAAGGCTCGGCTGGTGCAGCAGGCTCAGCCCTTCCCTCACGTTCGCTTCTGCCAG GCCAAGCTGGACATCGCTTTTGGAACCCACCACAC GAAGATGATGCTGCTGTGGTACGAAGAAGGCTTCAGAGTCGTCATCCTGACCTCCAACCTCATCCGAGCAGACTGGTACCAGAAAACACAAGG GATGTGGATGAGTCCTCTGTTTCCACGGTTACCACAAGGCAgcagtgacacctccggcgagTCGCCCACCTTCTTCAAGAGAGACCTCCTGGAATACCTGGCGTCCTATCGGGCCCCGGAGCTGGAAGAGTGGATACAGCGAATAAGAGAGCACGACCTGTCCCACACAAG GGTGTACTTGGTGGGCTCCATCCCTGGCAGGTACGTTGGACCCGACATGGAGCGCTGGGGCCACCTGAGGCTGAGGAAG CTGCTGTACGAGCACGCCCGCCCCGTCCCCGGCGAGGACCGGTGGGCCGTGGTGGGCCAGTTCTCCAGCATCGGCTCCATGGGGGCCGACAAGAGCAAGTGGCTGGCGGGGGAGTTCCAGCGCACCCTCACCACTCTGGGGAAGTCGTCGCTGCGGCCCGACCCGCCCGTCCACTTG tTGTATCCGTCAGTGGAAGACGTGAGGACCAGTTTAGAAGGCTATCCTG CGGGGGGGTCTCTACCCTACAGCATCCAGACGGCTCAGAAGCAACTTTGGCTGCACTCTTACTTCCA tgtatttttagaatgtgctgagggccaataa